The Zalophus californianus isolate mZalCal1 chromosome 8, mZalCal1.pri.v2, whole genome shotgun sequence genome has a segment encoding these proteins:
- the DNAJC5 gene encoding dnaJ homolog subfamily C member 5 translates to MADQRQRSLSTSGESLYHVLGLDKNATSDDIKKSYRKLALKYHPDKNPDNPEAADKFKEINNAHAILTDATKRNIYDKYGSLGLYVAEQFGEENVNTYFVLSSWWAKVLFIVCGALSCCYCCCCLCCCFNCCCGRCKPRAPAGPDPGVYVSPEDLEAQLQCDEREAADSPVVVQPASATETTQLTADSHPSYHTDGFN, encoded by the exons ATGGCCGACCAGAGACAGCGCTCACTCTCTACCTCTGGGGAATCACTATACCATGTTCTGGGGCTGGACAAGAATGCAACCTCAGATGACATTAAAAAGTCCTATCG GAAACTTGCCTTGAAATATCACCCTGACAAGAACCCCGATAACCCAGAGGCTGCAGACAAGTTTAAGGAGATCAACAACGCCCACGCTATCCTGACGGACGCCACAAAAAGAAACATCTACGACAAGTACGGCTCGCTGGGGCTGTACGTGGCCGAGCAGTTTGGGGAGGAGAACGTGAACACCTACTTCGTGCTGTCCAGCTGGTGGGCCAAG GTGCTGTTTATCGTGTGCGGCGCGCTCAGCTGCTGCTATTGCTGCTGCTGCCTCTGCTGCTGTTTCAACTGCTGCTGCGGCCGCTGCAAGCCGCGCGCGCCCGCCGGCCCCGACCCCGGCGTCTACGTGTCCCCCGAGGACCTGGAGGCGCAGCTGCAGTGCGACGAGCGGG AGGCCGCAGACTCGCCGGTCGTCGTACAGCCAGCATCCGCCACAGAGACCACCCAGCTCACGGCCGACTCCCACCCCAGCTACCACACCGACGGGTTCAACTAA